Proteins encoded together in one Lathamus discolor isolate bLatDis1 chromosome 3, bLatDis1.hap1, whole genome shotgun sequence window:
- the ATPAF1 gene encoding ATP synthase mitochondrial F1 complex assembly factor 1, producing the protein MAGPLLQGYGLTAALRSRAALRPLGLLVPPSRGLTDLGPGHGEAALEENPFYGKYRHKIQELRRSSPDVFESRMEKRTEVKKQPLGYSSQGEFIRRMEEKAKGLGSKTSKSGFTKDKTLDSILNVEMVKEKSAEEIKQIWNQYFSAKDTVYAVIPAEKFDLIWERAQKCPSFLYALPRKEGYEFFVGQWSGTELHFTSLINIQTQGETAPSQLVLYHFPDLQKEKGIVLMTAEMDSKFLVVHEAQCLANQVQLFYATDRSETYELVETFNHRSSEFKYMSVIAELEQSGLGRELRPGQVSDRSQS; encoded by the exons ATGGCGGGCCCGCTGCTGCAGGGCTATGGGCTGACGGCGGCCTTGAGGAGCCGAGCTGCTCTTCGccctctggggctgctggtcccACCAAGCCGGGGCTTAACCGACCTGGGGCCGGGGCACGGGGAGGCGGCGCTGGAGGAGAACCCTTTCTACGGGAAGTACCGACATAAGATCCAGGAGCTGCGGAG ATCCAGTCCAGATGTGTTTGAATCCCGTATGGAAAAAAGAACTGAAGTGAAAAAGCAGCCCTTGGGATACTCCAGTCAGGGAGAATTTATCAGACGCATGGAGGAAAAG GCAAAAGGCTTGGGCTCAAAGACATCTAAGAGTGGATTCACAAAAGACAAG ACACTTGATTCAATTCTGAATGTTGAAATGGTGAAAGAAAAGTCAGCGGAGGAGATAAAACAG ATTTGGAATcagtatttttctgcaaaagaCACAGTTTATGCTGTTATTCCT GCAGAGAAGTTTGATTTAATATGGGAGAGAGCCCAGAAATGTCCATCG TTTCTatatgctttgccaagaaaagaAGGCTACGAGTTCTTTGTGGGGCAGTGGTCAGGAACAGAATTGCACTTCACTTCTCTAATAAACATTCAG ACCCAAGGTGAAACTGCCCCTAGCCAGTTGGTTCTGTACCATTTTCCTGatctacagaaggaaaaagggatagTTCTAATGACAGCAGAAATGGACTCCAAGTTCTTG GTGGTGCATGAAGCACAGTGCTTGGCGAATCAGGTGCAGCTTTTCTATGCAACGGATCGTTCCGAGACCTATGAACTAGTGGAGACCTTCAACCACAGATCTAGTGAATTTAAATATATGTCAGTTATAGCGGAGCTTGAGCAAAGCGGGCTTGGAAGAGAACTGAGACCTGGTCAGGTTTCTGACAGGTCACAGAGCTGA